The following are encoded in a window of Spirochaeta cellobiosiphila DSM 17781 genomic DNA:
- a CDS encoding pseudouridine synthase, whose protein sequence is MIPANQPETIIQQQKMLKQQASPTFPIHYWHDDNLLAAHKPSGLLVHRSAISSDRISLVGLLREQTKLSLHPIHRLDRATSGIILFGKNPEITAQLGSIFRERQVNKAYLAVVRGWIEEAGLIDKSIKTIKNDGPLRRVEAQTYYEPLQRIELPLPCGRYETTRLTLLLVKPHTGRRHQIRIHMEKLSHPIIGDTTYGDSRHNYLFRDHFDSNRLLLHSFALGMEHPLTEEQIGLFAPPMESITGLFNDFDKEALQERLEEEWNIQTSYSVASSIDSVGTGLQEE, encoded by the coding sequence ATGATCCCAGCGAACCAACCAGAAACAATAATCCAACAACAGAAGATGTTAAAACAACAGGCCTCTCCTACATTCCCTATACATTATTGGCATGATGACAATCTTTTAGCGGCTCATAAGCCTTCGGGATTACTTGTTCATCGTTCGGCTATATCCTCAGATCGCATATCATTGGTAGGTCTTTTAAGGGAGCAGACAAAACTAAGTCTTCATCCTATTCATCGCTTAGACCGTGCCACTAGCGGGATTATTCTCTTTGGTAAGAATCCGGAAATAACAGCTCAATTAGGAAGTATCTTCCGTGAAAGACAGGTAAATAAAGCCTATCTTGCTGTTGTACGAGGATGGATAGAAGAAGCAGGTCTTATTGATAAAAGCATTAAAACCATCAAAAATGATGGTCCTTTAAGAAGGGTAGAAGCTCAAACCTATTATGAACCTCTCCAAAGGATAGAACTTCCCCTTCCTTGTGGACGATACGAAACCACAAGACTTACTCTCCTCCTTGTAAAGCCACACACAGGGAGAAGACATCAGATTCGTATCCATATGGAAAAGCTAAGCCATCCCATTATAGGAGATACCACCTATGGGGATTCCCGTCATAATTATTTGTTCCGTGATCATTTTGATAGTAATAGACTCTTATTGCATTCCTTTGCTCTGGGGATGGAGCATCCCCTGACAGAGGAACAAATAGGATTATTTGCTCCTCCTATGGAATCCATTACCGGTTTATTTAACGATTTTGATAAAGAAGCTCTCCAAGAGCGACTAGAGGAAGAATGGAATATCCAGACTTCCTATTCTGTGGCTTCCTCAATAGATTCGGTAGGAACAGGCCTGCAGGAAGAGTGA